Genomic window (Candidatus Neomarinimicrobiota bacterium):
GACAGTCAACCTTGAACTCCTTCGTCAGCATGTTCAGCTCTCTGTTAAATCCTTGTGATATAACGGTCAGCAGTCCGCGTCTGCCGCCATGGAGGAGTATTGTGCCGACGACTGAACTTTTCGTAACTACTGGAATACTGGTCGCATCGAGAGTGATTCCCATTCCGTGTTCGACCGACATCCGCGCTGCGGCAACACCGACACCGTCTTCGCTGACAGATCTCAACGCCCTCAGGTAAGGACGCTGCATCAGCTGGTGACTGAGCTGAGAGAAAGTCTGCATGATGGTTAAACCGGCTTTGCTGGATCTTCCCCTTCGCTTGCTGAGGAAGAAAACCGGATCTCCTTCCTTTTTAACCGTCATGGGACTATCGGGCGCTGAAGCCGTTACCCCCAGCACGGCGGCTGAGAAGAGTCCCTTCGAACCGAGATTAGCATCGCTGAAGAAATCAGACACAACAACATTTATTCCTGTACTGATATAGCATTCCTTCATGGCCGATCCGAGCTTGTCTGACATTGCCCTGATACCGATGGTCTCATGTGATCCTACTACCTGACCGCAGGAAACTATCTTAGATAGGGCGCCTTCATCGACAATCTCACCGAAAAGTCCCATGACGGCATGATACGCCTGCTGGTCAGCCGCCCCCCTCACCTTTACACCGCAACCTCCGATCCTGGCCGTGAGGTTGATAATTGATCCGTCTACCTCAACTGAGACAACGTTAGACGGCTGGTACGAAACCACATCTCTCCTATCCATACTGTTCCGAATCTGACGTACCCACTTGGAGAGAAATATCTTATCTCTATAGGCAGACAAAAGTGTCAGTTCAGCGTGCGTCGGCGGGCGGCCGATGAGTTCCTCAAGATGGGAGAAGTTCTCTTCCGAGAATCCCAGCTTCTCTATGACGTTTGAAGTCACTTTTGGTTCGGGCATTATTTTGCTATTCAGCTCACTCTATATAATGCGTCATTGGGACACGAATGATTTTGCCGCAGCTATAATCTCACCGGCAATATCCTTACCAACGCCAACCGAATCACACAGTTCCCCAACCGAAGCTTTGGCGATGATTTCCACGGAGTCAAATTGGGATAGAAGCCGCTTGCGCGTTACTGGCCCCACGCCTCTGATATCGTCGAAGACTGACTTCGTAGCGGCCTTGCCCCGGCGCTGTCTGTGGAACGAGACAGCAAAACGGTGAGCCTCATCGCGAATGCGGCGTAAGAGCATCAGACCGGGAGACGTCTTAGGAATTGACTGAGGATCACTGAATCCGGGCACGAACACCTCCTCCAGCCGCTTGGCGAGGCTTACGATCGGGATATAGGTGAGGCCAAGTTCCTGAAGAGCCGATGTCGCCATGCCAAGCTGACCCTTTCCCCCGTCCACCACGATAAGATCAGGGAAAGTTGCCTTCTCGCTCTTGAGTCGCGCGTAACGGCGGTAAATCACTTCGCGCATCATGGCAAAATCGTCAACTCCCTTCACCGTCTTGATCTTAAATTTGCGGTAGTTACCCTTCTTCGGTTTGCCATCAACAAAACTGACCATAGAACCGACCGGCACGTATCCCTGGATATTTGAGATATCAAACGCCTCGATGCGCCGCGGCGGAACTGTCAGGTTAAGATCACTCTGTAACTGCTGTACCATTTTAGGGATCAGTTCGTGCCGCCTCGCCTTCCTGCGCCGATATTCGCCCAGGAGGAGTTCAGCATTGGTGCGCGTCATGCGTAATAGTCGCGCTTTCTCACCACGCAGCGGCACTGTCAAAGTCACCTTATTCTTGCGCTTTCCCTTCAACCACTCCGACAGTGCTGATTCATCTTCCACAGCCGCCGGCATAATGATTTCCGCCGGAATAAAATCTGTCTCCAGGTAAAACTGACGAATGAAATCGGAAACGGTCCGTTCCATATCACCGTCAGCCACGCCGGTAAGAAAGACTTTTTCCCGGCCGGTAACTTTGCCTGCCCGCAACCGCATGACAACAGCACAGGCATCGTTTTCTTCCTCCGCAATGGCGAGGATATCCCTGTCATCAAATGTTGCCGACACTTTACGCTGGCGTTTGGAAAACCTTTCCACCGCCTCGATCTGATCCCGATAACCGGCAGCTTCCTCGTACTGCGTATGACGCGACGCCTCAGCCATTTTATCTTTTAGACTGGCGACTATTCTGTCCGTCCTGCAGTGGAGAAAACGGACGACCTCCCTGATCATGGCACTATAGTCCTGTTCTGAGACGAGACCTTCACACGGTCCGTCGCACTTCCTGATATGATAATCGAGACAGACTGACACTTTCTTGAGAGCGATTATATCATCGTTAATGGCATAATTGCAACTTCGTATGGGGAATACCTTATGAATCACTTTAAGTGTATGACGCAACGTCTTGACATCCGTGTACGGTCCGAAATACTTAGACCCATCTCTCACAATCTTTCG
Coding sequences:
- the uvrC gene encoding excinuclease ABC subunit UvrC — protein: MDISKKVKSIPRKPGVYLFRDGKGKILYIGKAVVLRDRVRSYFQKSPVQAPRLISLVSRIRDVEWIVTGSEVEALLTEANLIKQHTPKYNVNLKDDKSFPYVQITNEPYPQVLLTRKIVRDGSKYFGPYTDVKTLRHTLKVIHKVFPIRSCNYAINDDIIALKKVSVCLDYHIRKCDGPCEGLVSEQDYSAMIREVVRFLHCRTDRIVASLKDKMAEASRHTQYEEAAGYRDQIEAVERFSKRQRKVSATFDDRDILAIAEEENDACAVVMRLRAGKVTGREKVFLTGVADGDMERTVSDFIRQFYLETDFIPAEIIMPAAVEDESALSEWLKGKRKNKVTLTVPLRGEKARLLRMTRTNAELLLGEYRRRKARRHELIPKMVQQLQSDLNLTVPPRRIEAFDISNIQGYVPVGSMVSFVDGKPKKGNYRKFKIKTVKGVDDFAMMREVIYRRYARLKSEKATFPDLIVVDGGKGQLGMATSALQELGLTYIPIVSLAKRLEEVFVPGFSDPQSIPKTSPGLMLLRRIRDEAHRFAVSFHRQRRGKAATKSVFDDIRGVGPVTRKRLLSQFDSVEIIAKASVGELCDSVGVGKDIAGEIIAAAKSFVSQ